A window of the Halopseudomonas phragmitis genome harbors these coding sequences:
- a CDS encoding ABC transporter permease subunit, translated as MNSSRFSFSTIMLWVGLAFIYIPMVILVIYSFNASRLVTVWGGWSVHWYVGLLDNTQLINAVKRSLQIAFYTANAAVALGTLAAFVMTRIKRFKGRTLFSGMVTAPLVMPEVITGLSLLLLFVAMAQLIGWPAERGIMTIWIAHTTFCTAYVAIVVSGRLRELDQSIEEAAMDLGSPPWKTFLLITVPMIAPSIAAGWLLSFTLSLDDLVLASFVSGPGATTLPMEVFSSVRLGVKPEINAIASLILLAVGLFTLLAWFLIRSADKRARMPPPEDDPVTWKAVVESRRN; from the coding sequence ATGAACAGTTCACGCTTCAGTTTCTCCACCATCATGCTCTGGGTCGGGCTGGCGTTCATCTACATCCCGATGGTCATTCTGGTCATCTACTCGTTCAATGCTTCACGGCTGGTAACCGTCTGGGGCGGCTGGTCGGTGCACTGGTATGTTGGCCTGCTGGACAACACCCAGTTGATCAATGCGGTCAAACGCAGCCTGCAGATTGCCTTCTACACCGCCAACGCGGCGGTGGCGCTGGGCACCCTGGCCGCCTTCGTGATGACCCGGATCAAGCGTTTCAAGGGCCGCACACTGTTCTCCGGCATGGTCACCGCGCCGCTGGTCATGCCCGAGGTGATCACCGGTCTGTCGCTACTGCTGCTGTTCGTGGCCATGGCCCAGTTGATTGGTTGGCCGGCCGAGCGCGGCATCATGACCATCTGGATCGCGCATACCACCTTCTGCACCGCCTATGTCGCCATCGTCGTCAGCGGCCGGTTGCGCGAGCTCGACCAGTCGATCGAAGAAGCGGCCATGGACTTGGGTTCGCCGCCGTGGAAGACCTTCCTGCTGATCACCGTACCGATGATCGCGCCGTCGATCGCCGCTGGCTGGCTGTTGTCCTTCACCCTGTCACTCGATGACCTGGTACTGGCCAGCTTCGTCTCCGGTCCCGGTGCCACCACTCTGCCGATGGAGGTGTTCTCCTCGGTGCGTCTGGGGGTCAAGCCGGAGATCAATGCGATTGCCAGCCTGATCCTGCTGGCGGTGGGCCTGTTCACCCTGCTGGCCTGGTTCCTGATCCGCAGTGCCGACAAGCGCGCACGCATGCCACCGCCGGAAGATGATCCGGTGACCTGGAAAGCGGTCGTCGAAAGCCGCCGCAACTGA
- a CDS encoding ABC transporter permease subunit — protein MNKMLSRLLPRGRFWVISVPYLWLFLFFLLPFAIVLKISFSQAAIAIPPYEPIFQYAQQSLNIVLNMGNYLFLTQDALYFSAYLGSLKIAFYSTLVCLVLGYPMAYAIAKAPRDKQLVFLLLIMMPTWTAILIRVYAWMGILSTNGLLNSTLMSLGLISTPMQILNTNTAVYIGVVYAYLPFMVLPLYANLVKHDDTLLEAAMDLGASKIKAFWKVTVPLSKTGIITGSMLVFIPVVGEFVIPELLGGPETLMIGKVLWQEFFNNRDWPVASALAIVMLLILLIPIIFFHYNQAKEMEKNA, from the coding sequence ATGAACAAGATGCTCTCCAGACTGTTGCCGCGGGGACGCTTCTGGGTCATCAGCGTTCCCTATCTGTGGCTGTTCCTGTTCTTCCTGCTGCCCTTCGCCATCGTGCTGAAGATCAGCTTCTCGCAGGCCGCCATTGCCATTCCACCTTATGAGCCGATTTTCCAGTACGCCCAGCAGTCGCTGAATATCGTGCTGAACATGGGCAATTACCTGTTCCTGACCCAGGATGCGCTGTATTTCTCGGCCTATCTGGGCTCACTGAAGATCGCCTTCTACTCGACCCTGGTTTGCCTGGTGCTCGGCTACCCGATGGCCTATGCCATCGCCAAAGCCCCGCGCGACAAGCAATTGGTGTTTCTGCTGCTGATCATGATGCCGACCTGGACCGCGATCCTGATCCGGGTCTATGCCTGGATGGGCATCCTCAGCACCAACGGTCTGCTCAACTCGACCCTGATGTCGCTGGGCCTGATCAGCACCCCGATGCAGATCCTTAACACCAATACCGCAGTGTATATCGGCGTGGTCTATGCCTACCTGCCGTTCATGGTTCTGCCGCTATACGCCAACCTGGTCAAGCATGACGACACGCTGCTGGAGGCGGCCATGGATCTGGGCGCCAGCAAGATCAAGGCGTTCTGGAAGGTCACCGTGCCGCTGTCCAAGACCGGCATCATCACCGGGTCGATGCTGGTGTTCATCCCGGTGGTCGGCGAGTTCGTGATTCCCGAACTGCTGGGCGGCCCGGAAACCCTGATGATCGGCAAAGTGCTGTGGCAGGAGTTCTTCAACAACCGCGACTGGCCGGTGGCTTCGGCGCTGGCGATCGTGATGCTGCTGATCCTGCTTATTCCAATCATCTTCTTCCACTATAACCAGGCCAAGGAAATGGAGAAGAACGCATGA